CTGCTGGAACAGATGAAGGCGGGCAAGGCACCGGTGACCGTCAAGCCAAGCAAGTAACAGCAGATCAAAAGATTGCAGCCTGCGGCAGCTCCTACAGAGATCAGTGTAGGAGCTGCCACAGGCTGCGATCTTTTGCTTTTAAGGTTTACAGGTCGTTCAGGATGTCGGCCATGTCATCGGCATGCTCTTCTTCCTGCGCCAGGATGTCTTCGAAGATACGCCGGGTGGTCGGGTCTTTTTCACCGATGTACTGAATGATCTCGCGGTAGCTATCAATGGCGATCCGCTCGGCGACCAGGTCTTCGTAGACCATTTCCTTCAAAGTGTTCCCGGCCACGTACTGAGCATGGGACATTTTCGACAGCATGTCCGGGTTGAACTCCGGCTCGCCGCCCAGTTGCACGATGCGCTCGGCCAGACGGTCGGCGTGCTCGGCTTCCTGGGTGGCGTGTTCGAGAAACTCTTCAGCGGCCACGTGGGCTTTCAGGCCGTTGGCCATGAAATAGTGGCGCTTGTAGCGCAACACGCAGACCAGTTCAGTGGCCAGCGATTCATTGAGCAAGCGCAGCACTTCTTCACGGTTGGCGCTGTAACCCTCGGTCACCGCGCCGTTTTCCACGTGTTGCCGTGCGCGCTCGCGCAGGGTTTGAACATCAGACAAATGCAGGTCGCTCATTTCAGTCTCCTGGAGGCTAATCCGATTGGCGCCACGCTCTACAGACGTGATCGCCTACCCAGGTTGTGAGTCTTGAGCGATGCAAAAAGTTTTACGGAATTTTCGGCAATCTCGGCGCCAACCCTGAACGCTGCGCTTCGTCGCGCAGCCACGCAAAAAATGCCCGTACCGGCGGATGTCGTTCGCGCCCGGGCACACACAGCGCACTGTAGCCGGCTCCGTCGACCTGAACCTCGCCCTTGTACGGCACCAACAAACCGCTGGCGACGCTCTCCGAGACCAGAATATTGCTCGCCAGTACCAGCCCTTGTCCGGCAATCGCCGCTTGCAGGGCGTAATGCTCTTCGTCGTATT
The sequence above is drawn from the Pseudomonas sp. FP2196 genome and encodes:
- a CDS encoding bacterioferritin, translated to MSDLHLSDVQTLRERARQHVENGAVTEGYSANREEVLRLLNESLATELVCVLRYKRHYFMANGLKAHVAAEEFLEHATQEAEHADRLAERIVQLGGEPEFNPDMLSKMSHAQYVAGNTLKEMVYEDLVAERIAIDSYREIIQYIGEKDPTTRRIFEDILAQEEEHADDMADILNDL